A window from Populus trichocarpa isolate Nisqually-1 chromosome 3, P.trichocarpa_v4.1, whole genome shotgun sequence encodes these proteins:
- the LOC7456085 gene encoding transcription factor MYB39 isoform X2, whose amino-acid sequence MVRSPCSPGASALKKGPWTPDEDEKLIDYIKRNGHENWKALPMLAGLNRCGKSCRLRWTNYLRPDIKRGKFSEEEERVIVNLHSALGNKWSRIANHLPGRTDNEIKNFWNTHIRKKLLQMGIDPNTHKPRTDLSHFLNLSQLLGAAQFGNIASPWNNFLKLQAEATQLANIQLLRNLLQMMNTNTLTNIESNSLLGSQNPHQFRGLVNGTTISNTNEPTTISQDLVNPPVTPQVHNDFQAISKLWASCEGGFGPEGLNINGDTLSSSYGIQTEQNPLPALVSASTSPVTSIDYQTERKGDPSNYSTGTPTSTIFEAWEKLIDDDNYSSYWNDILE is encoded by the exons ATGGTTAGATCTCCATGCAGCCCCGGCGCCAGTGCCTTGAAGAAAGGGCCATGGACGCCGGACGAGGATGAGAAGCTAATTGATTATATTAAGAGAAATGGTCATGAAAATTGGAAAGCACTCCCTATGCTTGCAGGGTTGAATAGATGTGGGAAGAGCTGCCGATTGAGGTGGACAAATTATCTGAGGCCTGATATCAAGAGAGGGAAATTTTCTGAGGAAGAAGAACGAGTCATCGTCAACCTTCATTCTGCTCTTGGAAACAA GTGGTCAAGGATTGCTAACCATCTTCCCGGACGGACtgacaatgaaataaaaaacttttggaATACTCACATAAGAAAGAAGCTTCTTCAAATGGGGATTGACCCCAATACTCACAAGCCAAGGACTGATCTAAGTCATTTTTTGAATCTCTCTCAATTGCTTGGTGCAGCACAATTTGGCAACATTGCAAGTCCATGGAACAATTTTCTAAAGTTACAGGCAGAAGCCACTCAATTAGCCAATATCCAGTTGTTGCGGAATCTGTTACAGATGATGAATACAAACACACTAACAAATATTGAGAGCAACAGTCTGTTAGGATCCCAAAATCCTCACCAGTTTAGAGGACTAGTCAATGGGACAACCATCTCCAATACCAATGAACCTACCACAATATCTCAGGATCTTGTTAACCCACCTGTAACTCCTCAAGTTCACAATGACTTCCAAGCTATCTCAAAGTTGTGGGCAAGCTGTGAAGGTGGATTCGGCCCTGAAGGCCTTAACATCAACGGTGACACCTTGAGTAGTTCCTATGGTATTCAAACAGAACAAAATCCACTTCCTGCATTGGTTTCAGCCTCAACTTCCCCTGTTACTTCCATCGATTACCAAACAGAACGCAAGGGTGACCCATCAAACTACTCCACTGGCACGCCTACCTCCACTATCTTTGAGGCCTGGGAGAAGCTGATCGATGATGACAACTATAGCTCCTACTGGAATGATATTCTGGAGTAG
- the LOC7456085 gene encoding transcription factor MYB39 isoform X1: protein MVRSPCSPGASALKKGPWTPDEDEKLIDYIKRNGHENWKALPMLAGLNRCGKSCRLRWTNYLRPDIKRGKFSEEEERVIVNLHSALGNKWSRIANHLPGRTDNEIKNFWNTHIRKKLLQMGIDPNTHKPRTDLSHFLNLSQLLGAAQFGNIASPWNNFLKLQAEATQLANIQLLRNLLQMMNTNTLTNIESNSLLGSQNPHQFRGLVNGTTISNTNEPTTISQDLVNPPVTPQVHNDFQAISKLWASCEGGFGPEGLNINGDTLSSSYGIQTEQNPLPALVSASTSPVTSIDYQTERKGDPSNYSTGTPTSTIFEAWEKLIDDDNYSSYWNDILDLAPS from the exons ATGGTTAGATCTCCATGCAGCCCCGGCGCCAGTGCCTTGAAGAAAGGGCCATGGACGCCGGACGAGGATGAGAAGCTAATTGATTATATTAAGAGAAATGGTCATGAAAATTGGAAAGCACTCCCTATGCTTGCAGGGTTGAATAGATGTGGGAAGAGCTGCCGATTGAGGTGGACAAATTATCTGAGGCCTGATATCAAGAGAGGGAAATTTTCTGAGGAAGAAGAACGAGTCATCGTCAACCTTCATTCTGCTCTTGGAAACAA GTGGTCAAGGATTGCTAACCATCTTCCCGGACGGACtgacaatgaaataaaaaacttttggaATACTCACATAAGAAAGAAGCTTCTTCAAATGGGGATTGACCCCAATACTCACAAGCCAAGGACTGATCTAAGTCATTTTTTGAATCTCTCTCAATTGCTTGGTGCAGCACAATTTGGCAACATTGCAAGTCCATGGAACAATTTTCTAAAGTTACAGGCAGAAGCCACTCAATTAGCCAATATCCAGTTGTTGCGGAATCTGTTACAGATGATGAATACAAACACACTAACAAATATTGAGAGCAACAGTCTGTTAGGATCCCAAAATCCTCACCAGTTTAGAGGACTAGTCAATGGGACAACCATCTCCAATACCAATGAACCTACCACAATATCTCAGGATCTTGTTAACCCACCTGTAACTCCTCAAGTTCACAATGACTTCCAAGCTATCTCAAAGTTGTGGGCAAGCTGTGAAGGTGGATTCGGCCCTGAAGGCCTTAACATCAACGGTGACACCTTGAGTAGTTCCTATGGTATTCAAACAGAACAAAATCCACTTCCTGCATTGGTTTCAGCCTCAACTTCCCCTGTTACTTCCATCGATTACCAAACAGAACGCAAGGGTGACCCATCAAACTACTCCACTGGCACGCCTACCTCCACTATCTTTGAGGCCTGGGAGAAGCTGATCGATGATGACAACTATAGCTCCTACTGGAATGATATTCTGGA TTTGGCACCATCATGA